Genomic DNA from Pelosinus sp. UFO1:
TTGCAGTCCCAGGCACTGCTGCGAGAAGAATTAAAACTTTTGGTGATGTCGGCGACGTTAGATACTACTCCAGTATCTTCCATCCTTGGAGATGCACCCGTCGTTATCAGTGAAGGAAAATCATATCCTGTAGAGACGTATTATAATAAGCGTCCTATTGAGGGACATATAGAGCTAGCTGTTGTTCGCAAAGTGCAAGAGGTTCTTTTAGCTGAACAAGGAGATATATTAGTTTTTTTGCCAGGTGTAAGGGAAATTCGTAGAGTAGAGTCTCAGCTTTTGGCAATGGTAAATGAGAATGAGGTATTTATATATAAGCTTTATGGTACCTTACCACAAGAAGAACAAGATGTAGCTTTATTACCAGCACCCGCTGGAAAACGAAAAGTAGTATTAGCTACTTCTATTGCTGAAACGAGTATTACGGTACAAGGAGTAGGGATTGTTATTGATAGTGGTCTGATGCGGGTATCTCGCTTTTCGCCAGGTACAGGAATGACCCATTTAGAAACGGTAAAGGTCAGTCGGGCTGCTGCTGATCAACGGCGTGGACGGGCAGGGCGTTTAACTTCAGGTATTTGTTACCGATTATGGACGCCTCAAGAAGACTTAACTCACAGGGCGGGAAACACGCCAGAAATTTTGGAGGCAGATCTTACAGCTTTAGCTTTGGAACTTGCCTTATGGGGTATAGAAGATCCAGAGGAGTTATTGTGGCTTGATCCGCCGCCTAAGGGAGCTATTGCGCAAGCGAGGGAGTTATTACAACAATTAGGTGCTTTATCGAGTACAGGGCGTATTACTGCCCATGGTCAACAAATAGCTGAGGTGGGAATTCATCCTCGCCTAAGTCATATGATTTTGAAGGGCAAATCCTTAGGATATGGGAAATTAGCTTGTGAGATTGCTGCATTACTCAGTCAAAGGGATTTATTCCAAAATGATAAAAGTATGCCTGATGCTGATTTGCGTTTACGTATTGAGGTACTGCATGGTGGAAAGAAAGCGGGAATTGTTGGTCCTTCAGGGTATAAAATTGATTCTAAACTCTATCAGCGAATTCAGGTTGAAATTCGTCATTGGACTCAGCTATTTTCCATTTCAGATGAGGATACTGATGATATTAGTGCTTGCGGAGTCTTACTGGCTTTTGCTTATCCAGACCGAATCGGTCAAGGGAGAGGAGATGGAAGATTTCTCTTACGAAATGGTCGTGGGGCTACGTTTATTGGTCCCCAATCTTTAGCGCAAGAGCCCTACTTGGTGGCAGCCGAGTTAGGGGGAGATCAGCAGCGGGATAATCGTATTTTTCTCGGAAGTTCGATTGATGTGAAAGAAATACGTCAGTATTTTAACGAACAGATTGAGGTTCAAGAAGATATTAGCTGGGATCACGAAGCGCAGATAGTGAGAGCAAGGCGCTATGAGAAACTCGGTGCCTTGATTCTAGAAAATACTCCGATTGTAGGTTGTGATCCAGCAAAGTTAGCAACAGCTTTATTAGAAGGAATTCGAGAAGAAGGACTGAAAATTCTTCCATGGACAAAGGCCGCCTTACAACTCCGCCAACGGCTTGCGTTTATGCATTCCTGCCAGCCTAACTGGCCGAATGTATCAGAGGAAGCTTTACTAGCTACCTTAGAGGATTGGTTAGGACCTTATCTATATGGTAAGGCCAATCCAAATCGGATTGAAGGGCTAAATTTAGTATTAGTACTTAGATCGATGCTCACTTGGGAGCAAGGGCAGCAGCTTGATAATTGGGCCCCAACACATATTGCTGTTCCGAGTGGTCAACGTATACCTATTGATTACAGCCAGACTTCTATTCCTGTGCTAGCTGTGCGTTTGCAAGAAATGTTTGGTTTAGAAGAAACCCCTCGAATCGGGCAAGGTAAGGTAGCCCTTACGCTTCACCTGCTATCACCTGCTCATCGCCCCATTCAAATTACCCAAGACCTTGCAAGTTTTTGGAAAAATGCTTATTTCGAAGTGAAAAAGGATTTAATGGGACGTTATCCGAAACACGCCTGGCCTGAAGATCCTCTACAAGCGATGCCAACTCACCGCACTCATGTTCATTTAAAAAAAGATAATTGAACATTAAGTTTGCTTAGATGAGATTTGTTCATGTCTGTTTTGAACAAAATGACCAAAAGGAACAAAAGGTTCTTCCTACCTGGAATTCATGCTAGTATTAACATGAATTTTCGAAAAATGTAAAGGTAGGAGTGTTATTTTGAATAAAAAAATTGCAGCTTTATTGACAGTTGGGCTTGTAATAGCGCTATGGTTTATACCTGTACCTGCAGGCTTAAAACCTCAAGCTTGGCATTTATTCTCCATCTTCATGGGTACAGTGGTTGGTTTTATTTTGCAACCTATCGAGGCGGGTTCTGTAGCCCTAATTGCTATGGTAATGGTAGCATTGACGAATACCATAAAATTTACAGAAGTATTAACAGCTTTTAGTGGCTCTACTGTATGGTTAATTGTTTCTGCATTTATTCTTGCGCGGGCATTTATTATTACGGGCCTAGGTAAACGTATTGCTTACTTAGTTATGCGATCATTTGGTGATAGCAGTCTGAAGTTAGTATATTCTTTAGTGATTAGTGATGTAATTATTGGACCAGCGATCCCTTCTAACTCGGCTAGGTCGGGGGGGCTGGTTTTCCCTATTGTGGCCAGTTTGTGCCAAGCTTTTGATTCTCATCCAGGGACGTCCTCTAGAAGAATCGGTGCTTTTCTAATGACATCTGTATTCCACATTGACTTTGTTGTATCAGCTATGTTTTTGACGGCCATGGTAGGCAATCCCATTGCTGCCGAATTGGCCAAAAAGATTTTAAATGTTGATATCACATGGATGAGTTGGTTCATAGCAGCAGTTGTTCCAGGCGTTGTAGCCCTTATTGCAATTCCGTATGTACTTTATAAAATTTATCCGCCAGAAATTAAAAACACTCCGGAAGCAAAAGAAATGGCCAATAAAGTATTACAAGAAATGGGTCCTATCTCAAAAGGCGAAAAAATTATGTTGGCTGTATTCATTGGTTTGCTTGTGTTATGGGCAACCGCTGAATTTACCAAACTTAATGGTACCTTGATTGCCTTTATGGGACTTTGTGTGCTGCTTATGACCAAAGTTCTTACATGGGATCATGTGATCAAAGAAACAAAAGCATGGGATACCCTAGTGTGGGTAGGTAGTGTTATTTTAATGTCAGATTACTTAAATAAAACAGGTTTTATTCCCTGGTTTGCCAAGATACTAGAGAATCAAATGGTAGGGGTCAGCATGATTACGGCTATTGTATTGTCTTTTGCCATTTACTTATATAGTCATTATTTCTTCGCTAGTATGTCAGCTCATATTACATCTATGTATGGAGCTTTGATTACTCTTGGGGTTGCAGCAGGTGCACCGCCTTTTATTTCAGCATTTGTTGTAGCCATGGCTTCAAATATTTGTGGATGCTTAACTCATTTTGGCTCAGGTCCGTCACCCGTTTATTTTGGTGCAGGTTATGTTGATCAAAAAACTTGGTGGAAACTTGGTTTTGTTGTATCGATCCTGCATATTATTATTTGGGTCGGTGTCGGTGGTGTATGGTGGAAAATTCTTGGGTATTGGTAAAATTGAATTAGAATATAAAGATAATGATGCGATGCATAGTAAAGAAGCCACTTAAACGATAAGTTAAGTGGCTTCTTTTTTGCGGAATCAGAAAGTATAACACTTTCTTGATTCCAAGTAAGAACGACTAAGGCTTCTGCCTGCGTCTGAGGACTTGGCCTAAGCCAAGTCTTTTCTTAACCTTAAAGCTGAACCATCTTATAATATCTTTTTTAAGATTGCATAAGATATAATATCACTGACATTTTCAACAAAAGGAATGTTGCTTGGGTTGCGGCTTGCAATAGCGCCACGTAAGATTACAGGAGTCAAATCAAGGTCAAGGGCACCTCGGTAAGTAGACAAGACGCAGAACTCTGCGCAATAGCCTGTGATAACAAGAGTATCAATATTCTGTTGCCTTAGTAACTCCTCTAAAGGTGTTTTATTAAAAGCATTACCATAGGTTTTGTGAATATGAGGATCAGTTGGCAAGATGGAAAGAGAATCTGGTAAGTCAAATCCTTCTGTGCCTGGTAAAAGTCCATTTTCTTTCACCATGTGTTGAATACAAATAATGGGTAATCCTTTTTGCCTAAATAAATCAATTCCAGCATTGATTTGTATAATGGCTTTATTGAGGGAATGACTTGTTTCAGGATCTTTAAAGAATGCTTTTTGCACATCAATGACTAAAAGAGCAGGCTTCATGAAAAGACACCTTCTTCTTATAAAATTTTATAGTATAATATACGACAATGATATTTCCAGTCCTGCCAAAATAATGGGTTTATTTTTTATTCTTCTAATAATACTAGAGTTAATGTGGCTTTTTTATTCAGAATTATTATGGGTGAAATATAATAAGTATGTTATAATTTTGTAATAAGGATTAAATAGTAGTTGTTATTAAGAAATAGATTAAAAGAAAAATATGGAGGTTTCAAATGGAAGAAGTTATGAATGCAGTAACTCATGGGATAGGTACTTTGCTAGCCGTTGCGGGATTAGTTTTATTAACAGTATTTGCTTACTTGAATGGGAGAATTTGGCATATCGTTAGTTTTAGTATTTATGGTACCACGTTAGTGTTACTATATTTAGCTTCCACACTCTACCATAGTTTTACGAACGAGCGAGTCAAAAGAATTTTTAAGATATTGGACCATTCAGCTATTTATTTGCTAATAGCAGGGACCTATACGCCCTTTACTTTAGTACCTTTGCATGGTGTTCTGGGCTGGACTGTATTTAGTTTGGTTTGGGGATTGGCGATCATTGGAATTGTCCTAAAGGTTTTTTTTGTAGGACGCTATAAGGTTTTATCAACATTGTGTTATCTTGGCATGGGTTGGTTTATTGTCTTTGCAATTAAACCTTTGCTTGCTACTGTGCCGGCATTAGGTATGATTTGGTTATTTGCTGGTGGTTTATTTTATACATTAGGCAGTGTTTTTTATCTTTGGAAAAGGCTTCCTTATAATCATGCAATATGGCACTTGTTTGTTTTAGCGGGCAGCATATCACATTTTATTGCAGTATTTTTCTATATTCTTCCTATTCCTCTTCATTCATAATTGTAGATATTTACTCAATATTGAAAAATATGGAGATACCTGATTGTTAAAAGAAGGTGAATTACTGTTACAGATAGAATTTAATTTGACCTTGAAAATTGCATAGGGGGGAGAGCAATGAAGAATAGACTTGAAAGTAAAGAAGAATTTTTATGTAAAATAAATAAGCCTGACTCCAAATTGCTGGGGAAAAAGGGTTATTGCTGTTCTCTCGATAAAGATAGTGGCGGTGTAAGATATGCCTTCCATGTATCTACTAGGAAAATTATTGAGGTCAATGATGCTTTTTTAGCATTACTTAAGTATAGTAGTGAAGATGTAACTGATTTATATGTAGAAGATATTATCGTTGCTGAACTGCAGGAGATCGAGTCTAATATTAATAAAATTCTAAACTATGGTTTGACCGAGATTAGCCTGCGCCAATATCGCTGCAAAGATGGGGACATGTTGTTTGTTGAAAGTTCTTTTGAAATAGTTAATTTATACAATGAACAGTATTTGGTGGCAACCATTAAGGACGTAACAGAGTGGCAACAATTACAAAATCGTTTACGATTAGCGGCACAGGTATTTGAGAGTGCCAGCGATGGTATCCTTGTTACAGATGTGGAAGGGGTTATTCAATTTGCCAATCCAGCCTTTCTAAAAAATACAGGATATTCACTAGAAGAAATTATGGGCCTAACGCCGCGTATCTTAAAGTCTGGCATACATTCAGATGAGCTTTACCATGAGATGTGGCATTCCCTACAAAAGAATGGGCAGTGGAAAGGCGAGATCAACAATAAACGGAAAAACGGCGAAATCTACTCTGAGTGGTTAGTAGTAGATGCGATTAAAAATGACTTAGGTCAAATTACTATGTATTCTGGAATATTTAGAGACTTATCAGAACGTATGAAATACGAGGAAAAGATAAAGTTTCATGCTTATCATGATGGGCTAACAGGTTTGCCCAATCGCATATTATTTTACGAAAAGATGAGCCAATGTTTTAATGCTGCTAAACGTTATCGTCATATTATGGGTGTGATGTATGTCGATCTAGATGGTTTTAAATATGTAAATGATACCTTTGGTCATGATAAAGGTGATTTATTGCTGCAAGCAGTTGCCTTAGGCTTAAAAGAATGTGTTCGTGAAAGTGACATTGTAGCCCGGATGGGTGGCGATGAATTTACCATAATCTTACCGGAAATGGCGAGGTATCAGGAGGCAGAAGTTGTAGCTAAAAAGATACAAGAAAGATTAAATCAGACATTTATTTTATTAGACTGTGCTGTCAAAATTTCTAGTAGCATTGGAGTGAGTATTTTTCCTAAGGATGGAGAGGATGCAGACACTTTAATCAAAAAGGCGGATAATGCTATGTATCAAGCCAAAGCAGCAGGTAAGAATACTTATCGTTTTTCTAATAATGGATAATGAATTAAATGTTTTACTGCAGTTGAGGACGATTTTAAATGGGGTGGCACCTGATGAAAGAAACGTTAAGAGAATTTTGTAAATCAATTGGTATTGAATCTATGGGGATCGCTCCTACCGGGCCTTATGTGGAATTACAACAAATTCTAAAAGAAAGAATTTCAAAGGGGCGGTTTACGGAATTTGAAGAGCAAGAACTACAGGTAAGGGTAAACCCTCAGTTAACAATGGACAGTGTGCAATCTATTATCGTCTGTTTATTCCCTTATTATCCAGGGGAAAAAAAAGCAGCAAATGTAGCTAAATACACCTACTCTGTTGATTATCATAGGATTATAAGAAGGAAGTTAGAGGAAGTTGGTGATTTCCTAGGAAAAAAAATACCAGGATTCGAATATAAGGCCTATGTTGATAATGGACCGCTAGTAGATCGGTACCTTGCTTATATAGCAGGACTTGGCTTCTACGGATTAAATAGCCATATTATTACTGATGCATATGGTTCTTATGTTTTCATTGGCTATATCCTTACGAATTATCCATTTGAGACAGATATACCCTTAAAGCGGACCTGTATGAAATGCGGAGCGTGTAAAAAAGCATGTCCAGGTTCAAGTATTCTTGGCGCTAATGGAATAGATCCAAGGACTTGCCGCTCTTATTTAACACAGAAAAAAGGTGAGTTGACGAGGCTGGAAATCGACGTGATCAGAAAAACAAACCTAGTTTTTGGTTGTGATAGCTGTCAAGAGGTATGTCCCCATAATGCCGGGATTGCATTGTCAAATATAGAAGAGTTTCAAGAAGATAGAATGGAAGAGCTAAACTATGATGAATTGGTAGGGATATCTAATAAGGAATTTATGCGAAGATATGGTAATCGTGCCTTTAGTTGGCGGGGCAGAAAATTGCTTGTTAGAAATTTTGAGTATCTGAAAGACAGCTAAAGACTCCCACTTAATGAAGTAGGAGTCTTTAGTTGTTTTTTAGATAAGGTTTGTGATTCCTTCGGCTCTGAGAAGAGTAGCTACTGATGCTACATCTTGGGCGGTAGCATCAGGTACGTCATCTAAACTATATTTCATTTGTAAAGCCTGCCACTTTTGCCGCCCTAAGGAATGATAAGGTAGTAATTCAACGGTAATGGGAGCTGGTAAGGAGTGAATTAGGTTAGCTAATGCTACTATATCTTCATTTGTTGTTGTAATTCCTGGAAGAACGACATAGCGCAATGTTACTGGGATATGCTCTGTGAGATATTTTAAATTGCTAAGAATTTGCTCGTTATCAAATCCAGCTAACCAACGGTGTTTTTCTGGATTTACAGCTTTAATACTAAATAGTGCTGCATTGGTATAGGGCAAAATATCGGTAATGTTTTGCTTATCATAATATCCTGCAGTATCAATGGTGGTATGAATGGTATGTTTTTGGCAGGCTGCAAAAAGTTCAGCTACAAATTGGGATTGCAACAAAGGCTCCCCACCGCTTACAGTAATGCCTCCCTTGGAACCATCATAAAAGTGACGATAGTGTAGTAAATCAGACAGCACTTTCTCTGTGCTAATTACTTTACAACCTTTTTGCCAGGTATCGGGATTATGACAGAAACGGCAGCGTAATTGGCAACCTGATAAAAATAAAACATAGCGGATGCCTCGTCCATCTACTGTTCCAAAATGCTCAATGGAATGGTAATAGCCTTGCATAAGAAATACCCCCTAGTTATTATGAAAACCACAAAGACACAATGCTGCTATCGCAGCACACAAAGGGAATTGATGGAACCCTTTTTAGAGTATCCTTTTTCCAATCTTTGTGCCCTCTGTGTCTTTGTGGTTCAAATAGTGATCTATGTTTTCTCTTGCTTACATAATTGTTACACTTTTACTATAAGGATTGGTAAAATGTCCGTTCAATAACTTCAGCTTGCTGAGCGGGAGTTAGTTTGATGAAATTAACAGCATAGCCAGATACGCGGATCGTTAATTGTGGATATTTTTCTGGATGTTTTCTTGCATCCTCTAATACGCTGCGGTCAAGAGCATTTACATTAATATGATGCCCTTTCTTGGCAGAATAGCCATCTAATATACTTGCTAAATTTTGAATTTTAATAGGATCAGCTTTTCCTAAGGTGGCAGGCAAAATAGAGAAGGTGTAAGAAATACCATCGCGGCAGTCATCATAAGAAAGTTTGCAGACAGATTGCATAGCAGCCAGTGCACCTTTTTTGTCCCTGCCATGCATTGGGTTGGCACCAGGGGCAAAGGCTTGTCCTGCTTTACGTCCATCAGGAGTTGCACCTGTCTTTTTGCCATACATTACATTAGAAGTAATGGTAAGTATAGATAAGGTATGTTCAGCATCACGATAAGTAGGGTGTTCTTTTAATTTTCGGCTGAATTCATGGCTTAATTCGGTTGCCAAAATATCTACAGTATCATCGTCATTGCCGAAGAATGGGAAATCCCCTTCGATGGCAAAGTCTTTGGCAATGCCAGCTTCGTTACGTAATGCTTTAACCCGAGCGTGACGGATAGCGCTTAGCGAATCTGTGGCTACAGATAACCCCGCAACGCCAAAGGCCATAATACGTTTTACATCTGTATCATGCAGAGCAAGCTGGGCTTTTTCGTAGGCATATTTATCATGGCTAAAGTGGATCAGATTCATAGTATTGACATATAAACCAGTGAGCCAAGTAAGTACTTGTGATAAGTTATTACGTACTACTTCATAATCTAGGTATTCTCCTGTAGGGATTGGCATGATAGGAGCTAATTGTTCGCCAGTATTTTCATCACGACCACCGTTAATGGCTAAAAGTAAGGCTTTTGCCAAATTGGCTCTGGCACCAAAAAGCTGCATTTGTTCTCCAATTCTCATCGCGGATACGCAGCAGGCAATGGCATAGTCATCTCCGTAGACAGGTTGCATAATATCATCATTTTCATATTGAATAGCACTGGTATCTAAAGATACTTTTGCGCAGAAGTTTTTAAAATCCGTAGGTAAATTAACAGACCACAAGATAGTTAGATTCGGCTCAGGAGCAGGACCTAAATTATATAAGGTGTGGAGAATACGGTAAGACGTACGAGTTACCAAAGTGCGCCCATCCAGTCCCATGCCACCAATTGATTCCGTTACCCATAAAGGATCGCCAGCAAACAATTCATTATAATCAGGTGTGCGTAAATGACGAGCTAATCGTAGCTTAATTACCATTTGATCAATTAACTCTTGCGCTTCCATTTCGGTAAGAATGCCATTTTCTAAATCTCTAGCTAAATATATATCGAGGAAAGTAGAAACCCGGCCTAAAGACATAGCGGCGCCGTTTTGTTCTTTTATAGAAGCAAGATAACCCAAATATAACCATTGAACGGCTTCTTTTGCAGTTTCAGCTGGGCGACTAATATCAAAACCATAAGATGCAGCCATGGCGATCATA
This window encodes:
- a CDS encoding hemolysin III family protein gives rise to the protein MEEVMNAVTHGIGTLLAVAGLVLLTVFAYLNGRIWHIVSFSIYGTTLVLLYLASTLYHSFTNERVKRIFKILDHSAIYLLIAGTYTPFTLVPLHGVLGWTVFSLVWGLAIIGIVLKVFFVGRYKVLSTLCYLGMGWFIVFAIKPLLATVPALGMIWLFAGGLFYTLGSVFYLWKRLPYNHAIWHLFVLAGSISHFIAVFFYILPIPLHS
- the hrpB gene encoding ATP-dependent helicase HrpB, whose translation is MKKLPIEDILLELQTKLSTSKNIVLVAPPGAGKTTRIPLALLDEPWLSGQRILLLEPRRLAARSAARYIAALLGEQVGETVGYRVRLDTCVGPKTRIEVITEGILTRLLHRDPSLENVGIVIFDEFHERSIHADLGLALCLQSQALLREELKLLVMSATLDTTPVSSILGDAPVVISEGKSYPVETYYNKRPIEGHIELAVVRKVQEVLLAEQGDILVFLPGVREIRRVESQLLAMVNENEVFIYKLYGTLPQEEQDVALLPAPAGKRKVVLATSIAETSITVQGVGIVIDSGLMRVSRFSPGTGMTHLETVKVSRAAADQRRGRAGRLTSGICYRLWTPQEDLTHRAGNTPEILEADLTALALELALWGIEDPEELLWLDPPPKGAIAQARELLQQLGALSSTGRITAHGQQIAEVGIHPRLSHMILKGKSLGYGKLACEIAALLSQRDLFQNDKSMPDADLRLRIEVLHGGKKAGIVGPSGYKIDSKLYQRIQVEIRHWTQLFSISDEDTDDISACGVLLAFAYPDRIGQGRGDGRFLLRNGRGATFIGPQSLAQEPYLVAAELGGDQQRDNRIFLGSSIDVKEIRQYFNEQIEVQEDISWDHEAQIVRARRYEKLGALILENTPIVGCDPAKLATALLEGIREEGLKILPWTKAALQLRQRLAFMHSCQPNWPNVSEEALLATLEDWLGPYLYGKANPNRIEGLNLVLVLRSMLTWEQGQQLDNWAPTHIAVPSGQRIPIDYSQTSIPVLAVRLQEMFGLEETPRIGQGKVALTLHLLSPAHRPIQITQDLASFWKNAYFEVKKDLMGRYPKHAWPEDPLQAMPTHRTHVHLKKDN
- a CDS encoding cysteine hydrolase family protein — its product is MKPALLVIDVQKAFFKDPETSHSLNKAIIQINAGIDLFRQKGLPIICIQHMVKENGLLPGTEGFDLPDSLSILPTDPHIHKTYGNAFNKTPLEELLRQQNIDTLVITGYCAEFCVLSTYRGALDLDLTPVILRGAIASRNPSNIPFVENVSDIISYAILKKIL
- the queG gene encoding tRNA epoxyqueuosine(34) reductase QueG, translated to MKETLREFCKSIGIESMGIAPTGPYVELQQILKERISKGRFTEFEEQELQVRVNPQLTMDSVQSIIVCLFPYYPGEKKAANVAKYTYSVDYHRIIRRKLEEVGDFLGKKIPGFEYKAYVDNGPLVDRYLAYIAGLGFYGLNSHIITDAYGSYVFIGYILTNYPFETDIPLKRTCMKCGACKKACPGSSILGANGIDPRTCRSYLTQKKGELTRLEIDVIRKTNLVFGCDSCQEVCPHNAGIALSNIEEFQEDRMEELNYDELVGISNKEFMRRYGNRAFSWRGRKLLVRNFEYLKDS
- the pflA gene encoding pyruvate formate-lyase-activating protein; translated protein: MQGYYHSIEHFGTVDGRGIRYVLFLSGCQLRCRFCHNPDTWQKGCKVISTEKVLSDLLHYRHFYDGSKGGITVSGGEPLLQSQFVAELFAACQKHTIHTTIDTAGYYDKQNITDILPYTNAALFSIKAVNPEKHRWLAGFDNEQILSNLKYLTEHIPVTLRYVVLPGITTTNEDIVALANLIHSLPAPITVELLPYHSLGRQKWQALQMKYSLDDVPDATAQDVASVATLLRAEGITNLI
- a CDS encoding diguanylate cyclase domain-containing protein, whose protein sequence is MKNRLESKEEFLCKINKPDSKLLGKKGYCCSLDKDSGGVRYAFHVSTRKIIEVNDAFLALLKYSSEDVTDLYVEDIIVAELQEIESNINKILNYGLTEISLRQYRCKDGDMLFVESSFEIVNLYNEQYLVATIKDVTEWQQLQNRLRLAAQVFESASDGILVTDVEGVIQFANPAFLKNTGYSLEEIMGLTPRILKSGIHSDELYHEMWHSLQKNGQWKGEINNKRKNGEIYSEWLVVDAIKNDLGQITMYSGIFRDLSERMKYEEKIKFHAYHDGLTGLPNRILFYEKMSQCFNAAKRYRHIMGVMYVDLDGFKYVNDTFGHDKGDLLLQAVALGLKECVRESDIVARMGGDEFTIILPEMARYQEAEVVAKKIQERLNQTFILLDCAVKISSSIGVSIFPKDGEDADTLIKKADNAMYQAKAAGKNTYRFSNNG
- a CDS encoding anion permease, with protein sequence MNKKIAALLTVGLVIALWFIPVPAGLKPQAWHLFSIFMGTVVGFILQPIEAGSVALIAMVMVALTNTIKFTEVLTAFSGSTVWLIVSAFILARAFIITGLGKRIAYLVMRSFGDSSLKLVYSLVISDVIIGPAIPSNSARSGGLVFPIVASLCQAFDSHPGTSSRRIGAFLMTSVFHIDFVVSAMFLTAMVGNPIAAELAKKILNVDITWMSWFIAAVVPGVVALIAIPYVLYKIYPPEIKNTPEAKEMANKVLQEMGPISKGEKIMLAVFIGLLVLWATAEFTKLNGTLIAFMGLCVLLMTKVLTWDHVIKETKAWDTLVWVGSVILMSDYLNKTGFIPWFAKILENQMVGVSMITAIVLSFAIYLYSHYFFASMSAHITSMYGALITLGVAAGAPPFISAFVVAMASNICGCLTHFGSGPSPVYFGAGYVDQKTWWKLGFVVSILHIIIWVGVGGVWWKILGYW
- the pflB gene encoding formate C-acetyltransferase, which codes for MNKAWQQFKPGKWQTSINVRDFIQNNYLPYEGNSDFLATVTPRTKKLWDKCSALLAEEREKNGVLDVDPTIVSTITSHKPGYIEKSLEVIYGLQTDAPLKRSVIANGGVRMAEQACEAYGYKLNPEISNIYRNHVTTHNTAVFNMYTDEMKKARKLGIITGLPDGYGRGRIIGDYRRIPLYGINHLMTTKKADLEDLANKPMTEETLRLREEVSAQIAALKDMIAMAASYGFDISRPAETAKEAVQWLYLGYLASIKEQNGAAMSLGRVSTFLDIYLARDLENGILTEMEAQELIDQMVIKLRLARHLRTPDYNELFAGDPLWVTESIGGMGLDGRTLVTRTSYRILHTLYNLGPAPEPNLTILWSVNLPTDFKNFCAKVSLDTSAIQYENDDIMQPVYGDDYAIACCVSAMRIGEQMQLFGARANLAKALLLAINGGRDENTGEQLAPIMPIPTGEYLDYEVVRNNLSQVLTWLTGLYVNTMNLIHFSHDKYAYEKAQLALHDTDVKRIMAFGVAGLSVATDSLSAIRHARVKALRNEAGIAKDFAIEGDFPFFGNDDDTVDILATELSHEFSRKLKEHPTYRDAEHTLSILTITSNVMYGKKTGATPDGRKAGQAFAPGANPMHGRDKKGALAAMQSVCKLSYDDCRDGISYTFSILPATLGKADPIKIQNLASILDGYSAKKGHHINVNALDRSVLEDARKHPEKYPQLTIRVSGYAVNFIKLTPAQQAEVIERTFYQSL